One Fulvia fulva chromosome 8, complete sequence DNA window includes the following coding sequences:
- a CDS encoding Threonine aspartase 1: MFKSSSWSKGRKGMDLSCIFVHAGAGFHSKDNENYHLQACNDACKAGMALMKTGGSATDAVEIAIKVLEDREITNAGYGSNLGFDGVVECDAIVVDHFGRSGAVGAVAQIWNPISLARTLLDHSTQSLSLRRVPPNLLVADGATKFAQEHSIPSVPYDAMISPFAKHRWQKWRMDLVKAEQSKRRAEADRSGVPPPEESADHLTGFQSERDNNESLRRVHESAMSASCYNDAQPISPPPVSSRDDGDDSSSNTGHSKSATWGTPTSHATRDTTPEDHPDQYTDPFGPPELAEQMARHPFANSTQKLSPRARLPSSFQPRGNADGGQTSPDLPMRDFGGLVMQHPFSDATSPTARARSHDGSSGYDSDNTATIDDTATVEDYFSPSTARRESTSTTTATLPHPAEDLPLPESPETTHAPFPVPSPSMFPPYPPVEEGEDVITDTVGAIAIDTYGNIACGASSGGIGMKHRGRIGPAGLIGIGAHVIPMDEDDEEKATLATVTSGTGEHMSTTMAASVCSERIFSNTKRLRGGKIVECNTEEEALRNFIQNDFMGHPSVKNSESSGAIGTLTVKKTKEGVWLYFGHNTDSFALASMHSDEAKPVCSMSRSMGNGSLAQGGRAIRYRKKK, from the exons ATGTTCAAGAGTTCATCGTGGTCCAAAGGGCGGAAGGGTATGGATTTGTCTTGCATCTTCGTGCATGCGGGAGCGGGTTTCCACAGCAAGGACAATGAGAACTATCACCTGCAAGCATGCAACGA CGCATGCAAGGCCGGCATGGCCCTCATGAAGACAGGCGGGTCAGCCACAGACGCAGTCGAGATCGCCATCAAAGTACTCGAAGACCGCGAGATCACGAATGCAGGCTATGGCAGCAACCTCGGCTTCGACGGCGTGGTGGAGTGCGATGCCATCGTGGTGGACCATTTCGGTCGCAGTGGCGCGGTAGGAGCTGTCGCAC AGATATGGAACCCCATCTCCCTCGCCAGGACACTGCTCGATCATTCTACCCAGTCGCTTTCCCTTCGCCGTGTGCCACCAAACCTGCTCGTCGCGGACGGTGCCACGAAGTTTGCCCAAGAACATAGCATACCCTCTGTGCCTTACGATGCCATGATCTCACCTTTTGCGAAGCATCGGTGGCAGAAGTGGCGAATGGATTTGGTCAAGGCAGAACAGTCAAAGAGGCGTGCGGAGGCTGATCGGTCAGGCGTGCCACCTCCAGAAGAGTCGGCAGACCACTTGACAGGCTTTCAATCTGAGCGAGACAACAACGAAAGTCTGCGTCGTGTCCACGAAAGTGCCATGTCTGCTTCATGCTACAACGACGCACAGCCAATCTCGCCACCTCCTGTCAGCTCTCGCGATGATGGCGATGATTCATCCTCGAACACCGGCCACTCCAAGTCCGCAACCTGGGGCACGCCTACTAGCCACGCAACTCGGGATACTACCCCAGAAGATCATCCAGACCAATACACTGACCCATTTGGACCTCCGGAGTTGGCAGAACAGATGGCACGGCATCCTTTTGCGAACAGCACCCAAAAGCTGTCGCCGCGAGCGAGACTTCCTTCTTCCTTTCAGCCTCGTGGCAACGCTGATGGTGGCCAGACATCGCCAGACTTACCAATGCGTGACTTTGGCGGGCTCGTGATGCAACATCCATTCAGTGATGCAACATCTCCGACTGCCCGGGCACGCTCACATGACGGCTCATCAGGCTATGACTCGGACAATACTGCTACGATTGATGACACCGCGACCGTTGAGGACTACTTTAGTCCCAGCACGGCTCGCAGAGAATCGACATCCACCACTACAGCCACCCTCCCTCATCCAGCAGAAGATCTGCCTTTGCCGGAATCGCCGGAAACAACCCACGCGCCCTTCCCAGTACCATCCCCGTCTATGTTTCCGCCATACCCACCAGTGGaagagggagaagacgtgATCACGGACACTGTTGGCGCGATCGCCATCGACACATACGGCAACATTGCCTGTGGCGCTTCGTCTGGCGGTATCGGTATGAAACACCGTGGGCGTATCGGGCCCGCTGGCCTTATTGGCATCGGTGCTCATGTCATACCAATGGATGAGGACGACGAGGAGAAGGCGACACTTGCCACGGTCACCAGCGGCACTGGCGAGCACATGTCAACAACGATGGCGGCCAGTGTTTGCTCGGAGCGGATCTTCAGCAACACCAAGAGGCTTCGTGGCGGCAAGATCGTGGAGTGCAACACCGAAGAGGAGGCGCTGCGCAACTTCATCCAAAACGACTTCATGGGTCATCCTTCGGTCAAGAACTCCGAGTCCAGCGGCGCGATCGGCACATTGACTGTGAAGAAGACGAAAGAGGGCGTGTGGCTCTACTTTGGGCACAACACGGACTCATTCGCCTTGGCGAGCATGCACTCGGACGAGGCCAAGCCGGTCTGTTCCATGAGCAGAAGCATGGGTAATGGCTCTCTGGCGCAGGGCGGGCGAGCGATCCGGTACAGGAAGAAGAAGTGA